Proteins encoded by one window of Chondromyces crocatus:
- a CDS encoding MYXO-CTERM sorting domain-containing protein — protein MRRVINRLAAPFAMLLAGCAAGGGGCGGCDGVTPLAEGFKPDARIENAGSARLTASGIEFLEQNLGTLAQSLLGDSSSGGILTFPIPSSSGSIFSGANYSICPDGPNENATPPRCVAEINLGAAQFQIDPQSPNVLRIHGPLPIRLQDLPIRTTIFGINGNARATLNGNDACPPNPQTFANINLDVNVTIEIDADPTHSRRGYTKVRVGNININEGQLRDSIDFNCGGSFTGAVLNGLKGVVMPFLMDGLIGTLGDQINSQLCQQANPALSPSCPVGTTDDGGTCMYPDGSCASIILGTDGHINLGQLLAGISPGTKGGLDFLFAAGGHSQRDDGSGRHWGDLNPVAGGATLGLYGGAEPLPVSNCVKFSDLPLPSAIPIPDELLGNAIDGWPDGVAGPHVGIALSERFTNYALSGVYNSGLLCLAISSDQIPLISSGTLGLLIQGVDSLGLQKEKQSVAIVVRPGTPPRIAFGNGTDVDSDPLIRLQLDQASFDFYMWSLDRYIRFMTATYDLDVPVNLEVTPEGLAPVLNKVGVKNGKVTNSGLLTGDPDGIAAALAELIEGQVGQALGGGIDPIDLNGSLASLGLSLTIPDSVPGQGSPGLRRLSKGSDNYLGIFASFGLASQSSSLVSHTHASIKSADIPVEGLRMATMTRDNAPRVTLVMGSDLDDGTRAMEYQVRVDQGVWRPFTQSRIIDLQDSWLRLQGRHVISVRSRVVGEPLSLDPTPVQVEVVVDVEAPAIQVSSVENGRATLSIEDAVSDTARAEVRYRLDGGAWSAWQKAAEVGAIEVGEAMDIDVEARDEVGNVATSTQALIRGRIEPGGDSGCGCEVAGSARSGGAAGWLVAGVLAAFGARLRRRRQNAGRGNAAGSLGAEAEVEAGAVEIEAKGPARSGGRRTLGRHATRGMLGGLLVMAVAGAQAGCNCGDVEVPSKPGAECGEDCTTLEAGLIGAYTSVAVDGEKVWVAGYAEGNRSFDFKWGDLVVGALEGDKVNWTAIDGVPSEPPVDPKRFDTEGFRGGQIEPGDDVGLWTSIAIGPDGGPAVAYFDRTNRRLKFAQYVGGAWLVSVVQEAARSDIGRYAKLLFVNGTPVIAYLAIEPGEDGAVTSSVRIARGNTAAPGAGQWSFEDVVADPATPCRAFACGSGTVCVASTGRCTARTEGCGTCSSGSECVDAGGQLSCQEVFTSDKLETYPDAVGAYVAMVPDQAGGVGVAFYDRIRGNAVIASKDSGSWKTLIVDGEAADGTNTGDVGMGLSLFIDEAKTWHLTYADGLSEGLRYAQVKNLSDVLPIEVIDDGLGIEGTRFEDGQHIVGDDSSLLVTSGGEVHVSYQDATSGKLRYAVGTSSGSAHSWLVRELPQQSFAGAFSKVVQVGGRIQIANWWRVGGASPAGDVAFVTP, from the coding sequence ATGCGCCGCGTCATCAATCGACTTGCCGCACCGTTCGCCATGCTCCTCGCCGGTTGTGCCGCTGGGGGCGGCGGGTGTGGCGGCTGCGATGGGGTCACGCCCCTCGCGGAGGGATTCAAACCGGATGCCCGGATCGAAAACGCCGGCTCCGCACGACTCACCGCGTCGGGGATCGAGTTCCTCGAGCAGAACCTGGGGACCCTCGCGCAGTCGCTGCTCGGCGACAGCAGCAGCGGGGGCATCCTCACGTTCCCCATCCCCTCCTCCAGCGGGAGCATCTTCTCGGGTGCGAACTACAGCATCTGCCCCGACGGGCCGAACGAGAACGCGACCCCGCCGCGGTGTGTCGCGGAGATCAACCTCGGCGCCGCCCAGTTCCAGATCGATCCCCAGTCGCCGAACGTCCTGCGCATCCACGGCCCGCTGCCCATCCGGCTCCAGGATCTGCCGATCCGGACGACGATCTTCGGCATCAACGGCAACGCGCGTGCGACGTTGAACGGCAACGACGCCTGCCCGCCGAACCCGCAGACGTTCGCGAACATCAACCTCGACGTGAACGTCACCATCGAGATCGATGCGGACCCGACGCACTCGCGCCGCGGCTACACGAAGGTGCGCGTCGGCAACATCAACATCAACGAGGGGCAGCTCCGGGACAGCATCGACTTCAACTGCGGTGGCTCGTTCACCGGCGCAGTGCTGAACGGGCTGAAGGGCGTGGTGATGCCCTTCCTGATGGACGGGTTGATTGGCACGCTCGGCGACCAGATCAACAGCCAGCTCTGCCAGCAGGCGAACCCGGCGCTGTCGCCGTCGTGCCCGGTGGGGACGACGGACGACGGCGGGACGTGCATGTACCCCGATGGCTCGTGCGCCTCGATCATCCTGGGCACCGACGGGCACATCAACCTGGGGCAGCTCCTCGCAGGGATCTCGCCAGGGACGAAGGGCGGGCTCGACTTCCTGTTCGCGGCCGGTGGTCACAGCCAGCGCGACGACGGGAGCGGGCGGCACTGGGGTGATCTGAACCCGGTGGCCGGTGGCGCGACGCTCGGGCTGTATGGCGGCGCCGAGCCGCTGCCGGTGAGCAACTGCGTGAAGTTCTCGGATCTGCCGCTGCCGTCGGCGATCCCCATCCCGGACGAGCTGCTCGGGAACGCCATCGACGGGTGGCCGGACGGGGTCGCGGGGCCACACGTGGGCATCGCGCTGTCGGAGCGGTTCACGAACTACGCGCTGAGTGGGGTCTACAACAGCGGCCTGCTCTGCCTGGCGATCAGCTCGGACCAGATCCCGCTGATCAGCTCGGGGACGCTGGGGCTCTTGATCCAGGGCGTGGACTCGCTCGGGCTGCAGAAGGAGAAGCAGTCGGTCGCGATCGTGGTCCGGCCGGGGACGCCGCCGAGGATCGCATTCGGCAACGGGACGGACGTGGACAGCGATCCGCTGATCCGGCTGCAGCTCGATCAGGCGTCGTTCGACTTCTACATGTGGTCTCTGGATCGCTACATCCGTTTCATGACGGCCACGTACGATCTCGACGTGCCGGTGAACCTGGAGGTCACGCCCGAGGGGCTCGCGCCGGTGCTGAACAAGGTCGGGGTGAAGAACGGGAAGGTGACCAACAGCGGTCTCCTGACCGGGGATCCGGACGGCATCGCAGCAGCGCTGGCGGAGCTGATCGAGGGGCAGGTGGGGCAAGCACTCGGTGGTGGGATCGATCCCATCGACCTCAACGGGTCGCTCGCGTCGCTGGGGCTGTCGTTGACGATCCCCGACTCGGTGCCGGGGCAAGGTTCGCCAGGGCTCCGTCGGCTGAGCAAGGGGAGCGACAACTACCTGGGCATCTTCGCGTCGTTCGGGCTGGCGTCGCAGTCGTCGTCGCTGGTGTCGCACACGCATGCGTCGATCAAGAGCGCCGACATCCCCGTGGAGGGGCTGCGGATGGCGACGATGACCCGCGACAACGCGCCGCGGGTGACGCTGGTGATGGGCTCGGATCTGGACGATGGGACCCGGGCGATGGAGTACCAGGTCCGGGTGGATCAAGGTGTGTGGCGGCCGTTCACGCAGAGCCGGATCATCGATCTGCAGGACAGCTGGCTGCGGCTGCAAGGGCGGCACGTGATCTCGGTGCGGTCGCGCGTGGTGGGTGAGCCGCTGTCGCTCGATCCGACGCCGGTCCAGGTGGAGGTGGTCGTCGACGTCGAAGCGCCGGCCATCCAGGTGAGCTCGGTGGAGAACGGGCGCGCGACGCTCTCGATCGAGGACGCTGTGAGCGACACGGCGCGGGCCGAGGTGCGCTACCGGCTCGACGGGGGCGCGTGGTCCGCGTGGCAGAAGGCAGCCGAGGTCGGTGCGATCGAGGTCGGTGAGGCAATGGACATCGACGTGGAGGCGCGCGACGAGGTGGGCAACGTGGCGACCTCGACGCAAGCGCTGATCCGGGGTCGGATCGAGCCGGGCGGCGACTCGGGGTGCGGTTGCGAGGTGGCCGGTAGCGCGCGTTCGGGCGGCGCTGCGGGGTGGCTCGTGGCCGGTGTGCTCGCGGCGTTCGGTGCGCGGCTCCGGCGACGACGCCAGAACGCTGGGCGCGGCAACGCGGCTGGTTCGCTGGGTGCAGAGGCCGAGGTCGAGGCCGGAGCGGTCGAAATCGAGGCGAAGGGTCCTGCGCGATCGGGCGGGCGGCGCACGCTGGGGCGGCACGCGACGCGCGGGATGCTCGGTGGCCTCCTGGTGATGGCGGTGGCAGGCGCGCAGGCGGGCTGCAACTGCGGTGACGTGGAGGTGCCGTCGAAACCGGGGGCGGAGTGCGGTGAGGACTGCACGACGCTCGAGGCGGGGCTGATCGGCGCCTACACGTCGGTGGCGGTCGACGGGGAGAAGGTCTGGGTGGCCGGATATGCCGAGGGCAACCGGTCCTTCGACTTCAAGTGGGGTGATCTCGTCGTCGGGGCACTCGAAGGCGACAAGGTGAACTGGACGGCGATCGACGGGGTGCCGTCGGAGCCGCCGGTGGACCCGAAGCGGTTCGATACGGAGGGGTTCCGCGGTGGCCAGATCGAACCGGGCGACGACGTGGGGCTCTGGACGTCGATCGCCATCGGGCCCGATGGGGGGCCGGCGGTGGCCTACTTCGACCGGACGAACCGCCGGCTGAAGTTCGCGCAGTACGTCGGCGGCGCCTGGCTGGTGAGCGTGGTGCAAGAGGCGGCGCGGAGCGACATCGGTCGCTACGCGAAGCTGCTCTTCGTGAACGGGACACCGGTGATCGCTTACCTGGCCATCGAGCCCGGGGAGGATGGCGCGGTGACCTCGAGCGTGCGCATCGCGCGGGGTAATACGGCCGCGCCGGGCGCCGGTCAGTGGAGCTTCGAGGACGTGGTGGCGGATCCGGCGACGCCCTGCAGGGCGTTCGCTTGCGGTTCGGGGACGGTGTGCGTCGCGAGCACCGGGCGGTGCACGGCGCGGACCGAAGGGTGCGGCACCTGCTCGTCGGGCTCGGAGTGCGTCGACGCCGGGGGGCAGCTGAGCTGCCAGGAGGTCTTCACGAGCGACAAGCTGGAGACGTACCCGGACGCGGTCGGCGCCTATGTGGCGATGGTGCCGGATCAAGCGGGCGGCGTGGGCGTCGCGTTCTACGATCGCATCCGCGGCAACGCCGTGATCGCGTCCAAGGACAGCGGCTCCTGGAAGACGCTGATCGTGGACGGCGAGGCCGCGGACGGGACGAACACCGGCGACGTCGGGATGGGGCTCTCGCTGTTCATCGACGAGGCGAAGACCTGGCACCTGACCTACGCGGACGGTCTGTCCGAGGGGCTGCGCTATGCACAGGTGAAGAACCTGAGCGATGTGTTGCCGATCGAGGTGATCGACGATGGCCTGGGGATCGAGGGGACGCGCTTCGAGGACGGGCAGCACATCGTGGGCGACGACTCGAGCCTGCTCGTGACGAGCGGGGGCGAGGTCCACGTGAGCTACCAGGACGCGACGAGCGGGAAGCTGCGCTACGCGGTCGGGACGTCGAGCGGGAGCGCGCACTCGTGGCTGGTGCGGGAGCTGCCGCAACAGAGCTTCGCGGGTGCGTTCTCGAAGGTGGTCCAGGTGGGCGGGCGGATCCAGATCGCGAACTGGTGGCGCGTCGGGGGCGCATCGCCCGCGGGTGATGTGGCGTTCGTGACGCCGTGA
- a CDS encoding transaldolase family protein, giving the protein MLFLDSSNPAEIRELFSWGVLAGVTTNPLILAREAPDADLEARIREVIAASSGPVSVELVAETAEEMLEEAHALHAWDPSRICVKVPFGEAGLKVTHALARAGVKTNVTCVMSFNQAYLAALAGGTYVSIFSGRIRDMGYDARGVIEQTRERLDRERLPAEVLVGSIRHIADVNEALFAGAHVVTVPPPILRKMLHNPKTDETIREFNAAWANRGK; this is encoded by the coding sequence ATGTTGTTCCTCGACAGCTCGAACCCCGCAGAGATCCGAGAGCTCTTCTCCTGGGGCGTCCTCGCCGGCGTCACCACCAACCCGCTGATCCTGGCGCGGGAGGCGCCGGACGCCGATCTGGAGGCGCGGATCCGGGAGGTGATCGCGGCCTCGTCGGGCCCGGTGTCGGTGGAGCTGGTCGCCGAGACGGCCGAGGAAATGCTCGAAGAAGCGCACGCCCTGCACGCCTGGGACCCGTCGCGCATCTGCGTGAAGGTGCCGTTCGGGGAGGCCGGGCTCAAGGTGACGCACGCGCTCGCACGCGCCGGGGTGAAGACGAACGTGACGTGCGTGATGAGCTTCAACCAGGCATACCTGGCGGCGCTCGCCGGAGGCACGTACGTGTCCATCTTCAGCGGCAGGATCCGCGACATGGGCTACGACGCGCGCGGCGTGATCGAGCAGACGCGAGAGCGGCTCGATCGCGAGCGGCTCCCGGCCGAGGTGCTGGTGGGCTCGATCCGGCACATCGCCGACGTGAACGAGGCGCTCTTCGCAGGCGCGCACGTGGTCACCGTGCCACCACCCATCCTGCGCAAGATGCTGCACAACCCGAAGACGGACGAGACGATCCGCGAGTTCAACGCCGCCTGGGCGAACCGTGGTAAGTAG
- a CDS encoding DUF7638 domain-containing protein, whose amino-acid sequence MLAVDESMGAWQMVSTRGVRRRGWCIPILIQNMQHHLTPLCVFEDGVVDCWELLDVPLFRRKLTTGWIATSAPVGARLSVFHLGAATIDAFEPLLALGEVAARVMAAIRHWNPGLLDLVDLRGSATEPHGRISRDKLPDRRETHFRQALDGSRVLAKSVSVFVKQSDALRLTQWFVYADGKSRLGPEGVLVELGVVEEAVLDEKVVFSVPDATWVELDGLGRAKLSRGHWFIDPIESIKEQRAHLAELRGGMEITQICTEAWEDYLRSPTPDSIEVLRKAYFDVPEHLRVYCARNMDNKDSEIKVALGLRGYRNDKR is encoded by the coding sequence ATGCTGGCCGTGGACGAGTCGATGGGTGCCTGGCAGATGGTATCGACCCGGGGAGTGCGGCGCCGCGGCTGGTGCATACCCATCCTGATCCAGAACATGCAACATCACCTCACGCCTCTCTGCGTGTTCGAGGACGGGGTCGTCGATTGCTGGGAGCTGCTCGATGTTCCCCTGTTCCGAAGGAAACTGACCACGGGGTGGATCGCGACCTCGGCCCCCGTGGGCGCGAGGCTGAGTGTCTTCCACCTCGGTGCAGCCACGATCGACGCCTTCGAGCCTCTGCTCGCCCTCGGCGAGGTTGCTGCGCGCGTCATGGCGGCGATTCGCCACTGGAACCCAGGCCTCCTCGATCTGGTCGACCTTCGAGGCTCAGCGACGGAGCCACACGGCAGAATTTCCAGAGACAAGCTTCCAGACCGCAGAGAAACGCACTTCCGACAGGCCCTGGATGGATCCCGCGTCCTAGCGAAGAGCGTCTCCGTCTTCGTCAAGCAATCCGACGCGCTACGCCTGACCCAGTGGTTCGTCTACGCCGATGGGAAATCACGACTGGGGCCTGAGGGCGTGCTCGTGGAGCTCGGCGTCGTCGAGGAAGCAGTACTCGACGAGAAAGTCGTCTTTTCGGTTCCGGACGCGACCTGGGTCGAGCTCGATGGACTCGGCCGGGCGAAGCTGTCTCGCGGACATTGGTTCATCGACCCCATCGAGAGCATCAAGGAACAGCGGGCCCATCTGGCTGAGCTGCGGGGTGGAATGGAGATCACTCAGATCTGCACAGAGGCGTGGGAGGACTACTTGCGAAGTCCGACGCCGGATTCGATAGAGGTCCTGCGAAAGGCCTACTTCGACGTTCCGGAGCACCTCCGGGTCTATTGCGCCAGAAACATGGACAACAAGGATTCCGAGATCAAGGTCGCCCTCGGGCTGAGAGGCTACCGCAACGACAAGCGCTGA
- a CDS encoding L,D-transpeptidase, whose protein sequence is MNPRDPRATAPAPAPDENVRARSSLVSSAAGFVVASVLAGAVAWGSGCHGEAPPGPSTEKPQRQNALPAPPAPTTSVALPSPSPASSGEPHAAAPESAAPSAAPTSEAVAEAPKEEEEEKPYTGPLLGAQWIQTPVYPTMEFSNKRVGYIRRGGKVPVDPKPLKGGNCAKGWYRLLDGGYVCGKYSTLDMSDPQVRLGVTPPNLDDLLPYKYAYNNAHGTPLYRSVPSREEMNRYEPYLEAARKKKKEQAEKKKAELAKKEAEKKASDSEGVGGSSASATGKDAVVAVAIASAGVSEGSGGDSATPRKPEKDKDAPLPTGALPSGDGPGSAGTPSSGVDDKTAAAAAAASLGLGLAEPPPETEDDKPWWQRTYDKDKPLSITLADLDKDADGPVAKRMVKGFFVAIDKSFGWNDRLWYKTTSGLVAPSDRMYVIKPPGSQGSDFPEGARQVGFILSTKASKYEVDAEAGKVKVTGSIARQAAFGLTGESVTVKTVLYRKTTDGWWMRDKDGTYAEPGTKPSDLATGEKWVDVNLTRKTLTLVEGDKPVFAALISPGKRSSNKKKDHPTKPGVFRIREKHIAAVMDGDGTAAGDLPYSIEDVPFVAYYDGSYALHGAFWHSDFGRERSHGCVNLAPLDAKRVFMWTEPRMPRGWHGVWSTPQKPGTLISIHD, encoded by the coding sequence GTGAATCCGCGAGATCCGCGGGCCACCGCGCCGGCGCCAGCGCCCGACGAGAACGTGCGGGCGCGGTCGTCGCTGGTCTCGAGCGCAGCAGGCTTCGTGGTGGCGTCGGTGCTGGCAGGCGCTGTGGCCTGGGGGAGCGGTTGTCACGGGGAGGCGCCTCCTGGGCCCTCCACGGAGAAGCCGCAACGTCAGAACGCGCTTCCCGCTCCGCCAGCGCCCACGACCAGCGTGGCGCTCCCCTCCCCTTCCCCTGCGTCTTCGGGAGAGCCACACGCTGCCGCCCCGGAGAGTGCGGCGCCGAGCGCAGCCCCGACGAGCGAGGCGGTGGCTGAAGCCCCCAAGGAGGAGGAAGAGGAGAAGCCCTACACGGGGCCGCTGCTCGGCGCGCAGTGGATCCAGACGCCGGTGTACCCGACGATGGAGTTCTCCAACAAGCGGGTCGGCTACATCCGCCGCGGTGGGAAGGTGCCGGTCGATCCCAAGCCGTTGAAGGGAGGGAACTGCGCCAAGGGGTGGTATCGCCTGCTCGACGGCGGCTACGTCTGCGGAAAATACTCGACGCTGGACATGTCGGATCCGCAGGTGCGCCTCGGTGTGACGCCGCCAAACCTCGATGATCTTCTGCCCTACAAGTACGCGTACAACAACGCGCACGGCACGCCGCTGTACCGGTCGGTCCCCTCGCGCGAGGAGATGAACCGCTACGAGCCGTACCTCGAGGCGGCGCGCAAGAAGAAGAAGGAGCAGGCCGAGAAGAAGAAGGCTGAGCTCGCGAAGAAGGAAGCGGAGAAGAAGGCCTCCGATAGCGAGGGCGTGGGGGGGTCGTCCGCGAGCGCGACGGGCAAGGACGCGGTGGTCGCTGTGGCGATCGCAAGCGCTGGCGTGAGCGAGGGCTCAGGCGGGGACAGCGCCACGCCGCGCAAGCCGGAGAAGGACAAGGATGCGCCGCTGCCGACGGGCGCACTGCCCAGCGGAGACGGTCCTGGCTCGGCGGGGACGCCGAGCAGCGGGGTCGATGACAAGACGGCGGCGGCCGCCGCCGCGGCGTCGCTGGGGCTCGGGCTTGCGGAGCCGCCTCCGGAGACGGAGGACGACAAGCCGTGGTGGCAGCGCACGTACGACAAGGACAAGCCGCTGAGCATCACGCTCGCCGATCTCGACAAGGACGCGGACGGTCCTGTCGCGAAGCGGATGGTGAAGGGGTTCTTCGTCGCGATCGACAAGTCGTTCGGGTGGAACGACAGGCTCTGGTACAAGACGACCTCCGGTCTCGTGGCGCCGAGCGATCGGATGTACGTGATCAAGCCGCCCGGTTCGCAGGGGAGCGATTTCCCCGAAGGCGCGCGACAGGTCGGGTTCATCCTGTCGACGAAGGCGAGCAAGTACGAGGTCGACGCCGAGGCGGGCAAGGTCAAGGTGACGGGGTCGATCGCGCGACAAGCAGCGTTCGGGCTCACCGGGGAGAGCGTCACCGTGAAGACGGTGCTCTACCGGAAGACCACCGACGGGTGGTGGATGCGGGACAAGGACGGGACGTACGCCGAGCCGGGCACGAAGCCCTCCGATCTCGCGACTGGAGAGAAGTGGGTCGACGTCAACCTGACGCGGAAGACGTTGACGCTCGTGGAAGGCGACAAGCCGGTGTTCGCGGCGCTGATCTCTCCGGGGAAGCGGTCTTCGAACAAGAAGAAGGATCACCCGACCAAGCCCGGTGTGTTCCGCATCCGCGAGAAGCACATCGCGGCCGTGATGGACGGCGATGGGACGGCGGCAGGGGATCTGCCCTACAGCATCGAGGATGTGCCGTTCGTGGCGTACTACGACGGTTCGTACGCGCTGCACGGGGCGTTCTGGCACAGCGACTTCGGTCGTGAGCGGAGCCACGGCTGTGTGAATCTGGCGCCGCTGGACGCGAAGCGGGTGTTCATGTGGACCGAGCCCCGGATGCCGCGCGGCTGGCATGGTGTCTGGTCGACACCACAGAAGCCTGGGACGCTGATCTCGATCCACGACTGA
- a CDS encoding methyltransferase domain-containing protein yields MADSVPADAALANEGAIKGANEGTNERTAIPDTDAVPEASTPSAVRYVVEEVNRAAVAAIGRPRTVLDVGCGIGLNGAAIKRSGARVTGIEIVPGSIAQAKQVLDEVIACDITSDASVREALGERQFDVLLFADVLEHTVDPAAVLARLLPHLAEDGQVVVSLPNVAAWTVRLGLLAGNFDYTPSGILDETHVRFFTRSSAAKLLEQAGLEVLRTDQNPMLVRAGKSLILRVAQGGTAAPDPTALGRSLPYKLYQGLVRPVEDVIAQRAPGLLAFQHVLVARKPPRARRMKLTVGMLTMNEEESIAAMIAEIRRVAPDAAILCVDSSTDRTPEIARNLGARVLRQMPPRGHGPAMELLMYSAAADSELLIYIDCDFTYPSEEIPRVRQLVEEEGFDVVNCARTRTRPAAMPLPNYMANRTFAAMAHAMHGIPTCDVHSGMRAYRTSVIRAFDFDGEGDALPIDTLLFPAKCGYRVVEMPIEYNERVGTSKLRKLAGTVWTLVRLARALPVGERLGSRYTRY; encoded by the coding sequence ATGGCCGACTCCGTGCCCGCCGACGCGGCGCTTGCAAACGAAGGCGCAATCAAGGGCGCAAACGAAGGCACGAACGAGCGCACAGCGATCCCGGACACGGACGCGGTGCCCGAGGCGTCGACGCCTTCCGCGGTGCGCTACGTCGTGGAAGAGGTGAACCGGGCGGCGGTCGCGGCCATCGGCAGGCCCCGGACGGTGCTCGACGTCGGCTGTGGCATCGGGCTGAACGGCGCGGCGATCAAGCGCTCGGGGGCGCGGGTCACCGGGATCGAGATCGTGCCCGGCTCCATCGCGCAGGCGAAGCAGGTGCTCGACGAGGTGATCGCGTGCGACATCACCAGCGACGCCTCGGTGCGCGAGGCGCTGGGGGAGCGGCAGTTCGATGTGCTCCTGTTCGCCGACGTCCTGGAGCACACGGTGGATCCGGCGGCGGTGCTGGCGCGGCTCCTCCCTCACCTCGCGGAGGACGGGCAGGTCGTCGTGTCGCTGCCGAACGTGGCGGCATGGACGGTGCGGCTGGGCCTCCTCGCCGGGAACTTTGACTACACGCCGAGCGGGATCCTCGACGAGACGCACGTGCGCTTCTTCACGCGATCGTCCGCAGCGAAGCTGCTGGAGCAGGCGGGGCTGGAGGTGCTGCGCACCGACCAGAACCCGATGCTGGTGCGCGCTGGGAAGTCGCTGATCCTGCGCGTGGCCCAGGGGGGCACCGCGGCGCCGGATCCGACGGCACTGGGGCGCTCGCTCCCGTACAAGCTCTACCAAGGGCTGGTGCGGCCGGTGGAGGACGTGATCGCGCAGCGGGCGCCAGGGCTGCTCGCGTTCCAGCACGTGCTCGTCGCGCGGAAGCCGCCGCGGGCACGGCGGATGAAGCTCACGGTCGGGATGCTGACCATGAACGAAGAGGAGAGCATCGCGGCGATGATCGCCGAGATCCGGCGGGTCGCGCCGGACGCCGCGATCCTCTGCGTGGACAGCTCGACCGACCGGACGCCAGAGATCGCGCGAAACCTGGGCGCGCGGGTGCTGCGTCAGATGCCGCCGCGCGGGCACGGACCGGCGATGGAGCTCTTGATGTACAGCGCCGCGGCGGACAGCGAGCTGCTGATCTACATCGACTGCGACTTCACCTACCCGTCGGAGGAGATCCCGCGGGTGCGGCAGCTCGTCGAGGAGGAAGGCTTCGACGTGGTCAACTGCGCCCGCACGCGGACGCGGCCAGCGGCGATGCCCCTGCCGAACTACATGGCCAACCGGACCTTCGCGGCGATGGCCCATGCGATGCACGGGATCCCCACCTGTGACGTGCACAGCGGCATGCGGGCCTACCGGACGTCGGTGATCCGCGCCTTCGACTTCGACGGCGAAGGAGACGCGCTGCCCATCGACACGCTGCTTTTCCCGGCGAAATGTGGCTACCGGGTGGTGGAGATGCCGATCGAGTACAACGAGCGCGTGGGCACCTCGAAGCTCAGGAAGCTGGCGGGGACGGTCTGGACGCTCGTCCGCCTGGCGCGCGCCCTCCCCGTCGGAGAGCGGCTCGGATCACGGTACACGCGGTACTAG
- a CDS encoding sigma-54-dependent transcriptional regulator — MSAPPASSQAPSDEAAAPTILVVDDERNIRRTLDMVLRGEGFHVVEAASGEDALKLLSHGGTPVELAIVDLMLPGMNGLDLLDRIRQDDTTRDLPVIVISGHATVHDAVKAIKLGAGDFFEKPLNRERILVGVRNALKTSRLAREVRNLLAEVHARYEMIGQGPAMQRLFKEIDRVAPTKASVLITGESGTGKELVSRAIHRLSPRADAPFVKVNCAAIPRELIESELFGHEKGAFTGALSRKRGLFEQAHGGTLFLDEIGDMDLAAQAKVLRALQSGEIGRVGSEHVLHVDVRVLAATNKDLARQVAAGNFREDLYFRLAVFPIKTPPLRERTEDLRPLIDAFLSAFCKENGLKQRRIDPEVYTALERRRWPGNVRELKNVIERAAILSGDVVTIADLPEDPHESPFEEDAAASESASDGPSEERITLTDEAVESGRHTPVGDGKRLTLREFRDRAERGYIVEVLSGLDWNISRAAVVLGIERTNLHKKIRSYGIKRGEGA, encoded by the coding sequence ATGAGCGCCCCCCCTGCTTCCTCGCAGGCACCTTCGGACGAAGCTGCAGCGCCGACCATCCTCGTCGTCGATGACGAGCGCAACATCCGCCGCACCCTGGACATGGTCCTCCGCGGCGAGGGGTTCCACGTCGTCGAGGCGGCCAGCGGCGAGGACGCGCTCAAGCTCCTGTCCCACGGGGGCACCCCGGTCGAGCTGGCCATCGTCGACCTGATGCTGCCGGGCATGAACGGCCTCGACTTGCTCGATCGCATCCGCCAGGACGACACGACCCGCGACCTGCCGGTCATCGTCATCAGCGGTCACGCCACGGTTCACGACGCGGTGAAGGCCATCAAGCTCGGCGCGGGCGACTTCTTCGAGAAGCCCTTGAACCGCGAGCGCATCCTGGTCGGCGTCCGCAACGCGCTCAAGACCAGCCGCCTCGCCCGCGAGGTGAGGAACCTCCTCGCCGAGGTCCACGCGCGCTACGAGATGATCGGGCAAGGCCCGGCCATGCAGCGCCTCTTCAAGGAGATCGATCGCGTCGCGCCCACCAAGGCCAGCGTGCTCATCACCGGCGAGAGCGGCACGGGCAAGGAGCTGGTGAGCCGCGCCATCCACCGCCTCTCGCCGCGCGCCGACGCCCCCTTCGTGAAGGTGAACTGCGCGGCCATCCCCCGGGAGCTCATCGAGAGTGAGCTGTTCGGCCACGAGAAGGGCGCCTTCACCGGCGCGCTGAGCCGGAAGCGGGGCCTCTTCGAGCAGGCGCACGGCGGCACCCTGTTCCTCGACGAGATCGGGGACATGGACCTCGCCGCCCAGGCCAAGGTGCTGCGCGCGCTCCAGTCGGGCGAGATCGGTCGCGTCGGCAGCGAGCACGTGCTGCACGTCGACGTCCGCGTCCTCGCAGCCACGAACAAGGACCTCGCGCGGCAGGTCGCCGCCGGCAACTTCCGCGAAGATCTCTACTTCCGCCTGGCGGTGTTCCCGATCAAGACGCCGCCCTTGCGCGAGCGCACCGAGGATCTCCGGCCCCTCATCGACGCGTTCCTCTCCGCATTCTGCAAGGAGAACGGCCTCAAGCAGCGGCGCATCGACCCCGAGGTGTACACCGCGCTGGAGCGCCGGAGGTGGCCAGGGAACGTGCGCGAGCTGAAGAACGTGATCGAGCGGGCGGCGATCCTCTCGGGGGACGTGGTCACCATCGCCGACCTGCCCGAAGATCCGCACGAGAGCCCCTTCGAGGAGGACGCGGCGGCCTCCGAGAGCGCGTCGGACGGCCCCTCCGAGGAGCGGATCACCTTGACCGACGAGGCGGTGGAGAGCGGGCGCCACACGCCGGTCGGCGACGGCAAGCGGCTCACCCTGCGGGAGTTCCGGGACCGGGCAGAGCGCGGCTACATCGTGGAGGTGCTCTCCGGACTCGACTGGAACATCTCCCGGGCGGCGGTGGTGCTCGGCATCGAGCGCACCAACCTGCACAAGAAGATCAGGTCCTACGGCATCAAGCGGGGCGAGGGCGCGTGA